From a single Mustelus asterias chromosome 31, sMusAst1.hap1.1, whole genome shotgun sequence genomic region:
- the LOC144481622 gene encoding ephrin type-B receptor 1-like has protein sequence MDFGILLCLVPTVLAVDVVLLDTELEQDELNWLVTPANGWEEAVAVDQNFNTMRTYRVCNVEGPNQDNWLRSTYIARGEAQMVYVALRFTVRDCSSIVSVGGSCRETFAVYYLETDSESAPEASTAARMKAAYTKARDVTGQHVFALNGRGKVNRATVPIGPLRKAGFHLAFRDRGACVNLLSVRASYKKCPSTVTNLARFPETAAGHDLTSLVIAPGACVANAEEVSVPLKMYCTSEGGWVVPIGGCRCRAGYQSNEEHTECAGNGIAS, from the exons ATggattttgggatcttgctgtgccttgtcCCCACGGTATTGGCAGTGGACG TTGTGCTTTTGGACACAGAGTTGGAACAAGACGAACTCAACTGGCTGGTGACTCCTGCTAACGGG TGGGAAGAAGCAGTGGCTGTCGACCAAAACTTCAACACCATGAGGACTTATCGGGTTTGCAATGTTGAAGGCCCGAACCAGGACAATTGGTTACGGAGCACCTACATAGCGAGGGGCGAGGCTCAGATGGTTTACGTAGCCCTCAGATTCACAGTGAGAGACTGCAGTTCCATCGTCAGCGTTGGTGGCTCTTGCCGGGAGACCTTTGCCGTCTACTACCTCGAGACGGACTCCGAGAGCGCCCCGGAGGCCAGCACCGCTGCCCGGATGAAGGCCGCCTACACCAAGGCCCGGGACGTCACCGGCCAACACGTCTTCGCCCTCAACGGCAGGGGCAAGGTCAACCGGGCCACCGTACCCATCGGGCCGCTGCGCAAGGCCGGCTTCCACCTGGCCTTCCGCGACCGGGGGGCCTGCGTCAACCTCCTCAGCGTGCGGGCCTCCTACAAGAAGTGCCCGTCCACCGTCACCAACCTGGCCCGCTTCCCCGAGACCGCGGCGGGCCACGACCTGACCTCGCTGGTCATAGCCCCGGGTGCCTGCGTCGCCAACGCGGAGGAGGTCTCCGTGCCACTCAAGATGTACTGCACCAGCGAGGGAGGCTGGGTGGTGCCTATTGGTGGTTGCAGGTGCCGGGCTGGGTACCAGAGCAACGAGGAACACACCGAGTGCGCAGGTAATGGGATCGCCAGCTAA